Below is a window of Rhodamnia argentea isolate NSW1041297 chromosome 11, ASM2092103v1, whole genome shotgun sequence DNA.
gaagtcaTAAACAAGGAAAGCTCCTTTTAATCTTCATCCCACTAAACACCAAAATCAGCAGGCTCAAGAAGATACCTAATCACTCAGCAGATTGCGCGAATCTTCATCTCTTCTCTGCTAAGTCCAATAGCATCGCAttcttgagaaataaaaaaatgcaccCTCTTCATAGTTTGATCAAACCCACAATTTGTTTCGATCCAATCCGTCCTCAAGGCACCAACAGCGACCCACTCCTCGGGAAAAACCTCGAGAACAGAACCGAATCTTGATGGCAAAGTGCTTCAGCTTTGCAGCGACGTGCGACCGATGGTTTCGCTTCTCCTTTTCCCGGGCGGGCCTGAAACCGACCACCACCGACCTCGGCGACGGCACGGTCATGCACTGTTGGGTCCCCAAGGCGTACGAGCCCAACAAGCCCAACTTGCTCCTCTTGCACGGCCTCGGAGCCAACGCAATGTGGCAGTGGAACGAGTTCATCTCGCCCTTCGTCGCCCGGTTCAACGTGTACGTGCCTGATCTCTTGTTCTTCGGCAACTCCTACACGGCCCGTCCGGAGCGGACCGAGCTGTTTCAGGCTCAGTGCGTCGCAGGTACAACTTTTTTGACACGACAGGATAGCATAGCGCATGACTCAGAGCAGGACATGTCTCGAATCATCATTTGACCCGTTTTACAGGAGTCTTGGAGGCTCAGGGAGTGTGGAAGACGAACGTGGTGGGGATAAGTTACGGCGGGTTCGTGGCGTATAGCTTGGCGGCGCAGTTCCCGGAGATGGTGGAGAAGTTGGTCCTGTGCTGCGCAGGGGTGTGTATGGAGGAGAAGGACATGGAGGATGGTATGTTTCCGGTGAGCCAAAAAACATTACATAGATTCGTTGTCAATGAATGACAATCACATTGCAAAAGCTGCTTTGAAACTTTTATGCATTGCTTTTGGAGTTCAGTGCGTGTCTTGCTGTTTCTTGATACTAGCGGTAAGTGGAACTAAGTGAGTCTTGGCACAATGTCGTCTCGGCAGGTGAAGACCGTGGACGAGGCCTTGAGTTTTCTGTTACCGCAGACGCCAGAGAAGATGAAGGAGATGTTCAAGGTTGCCTTTCACAAGCCAGTGAGGAGAATGCCCACTTGCATTGCGCAGGACTTTATCAATGTAAGTCGACAAAAAGTTACAATTCTCTCGGCTGCACGTCTGTGTCTCTGCACATTGCCGCTGAAACTGAGTTTAGTTGATGCCAAAGTGTTCAGTCTTTGTTGACTTTACCGGTGTAATTCGCACACTTCCTTGTCCTGATTCTTGCTGGAAGTTTTGTACAGTTGATTATCAGGTAATAGCTACATTGAATGGGGAAGTTGATTCTCGACATGGCTCTCCTGTGTTTCTATGCTATTGACTAAGCCACTTCTTGTCCATACTCAGAGTAGTCTTGTTTGACATTTCTATTGCTCAAGATTAGCAATTTATCGGTCGGATTACATTCTGTAACTGAAGAATGCTTCTTTCCTTGTCTTAGCAGCTCTGGAGTGTTTGTTATTTTTATGTGGATGTTTAGCAAAACGAATTTCCGCAAATAGAAACGCCTCTGCTTTTAGAGAATAGGGTCATCACCATTCAGCATTCTGCCCCAGACTGTTGCAGCTCTGTTCCCTCT
It encodes the following:
- the LOC115739416 gene encoding 2-hydroxy-6-oxononadienedioate/2-hydroxy-6-oxononatrienedioate hydrolase-like isoform X3 — protein: MAKCFSFAATCDRWFRFSFSRAGLKPTTTDLGDGTVMHCWVPKAYEPNKPNLLLLHGLGANAMWQWNEFISPFVARFNVYVPDLLFFGNSYTARPERTELFQAQCVAGVLEAQGVWKTNVVGISYGGFVAYSLAAQFPEMVEKLVLCCAGVCMEEKDMEDGMFPVKTVDEALSFLLPQTPEKMKEMFKVAFHKPVMWKEHLQERTGLVYALYKDRKMSDLPTITQPALIIWGEYDKVFPLELGHRLKRHLDEDGRLVVIKDCGHAINKEKPKEMYKHIEAFLIDPLLTPKKENQTSGEKVD
- the LOC115739416 gene encoding uncharacterized hydrolase YugF-like isoform X2; amino-acid sequence: MAKCFSFAATCDRWFRFSFSRAGLKPTTTDLGDGTVMHCWVPKAYEPNKPNLLLLHGLGANAMWQWNEFISPFVARFNVYVPDLLFFGNSYTARPERTELFQAQCVAGVLEAQGVWKTNVVGISYGGFVAYSLAAQFPEMVEKLVLCCAGVCMEEKDMEDGEDRGRGLEFSVTADAREDEGDVQGCLSQASEENAHLHCAGLYQFDYQVMWKEHLQERTGLVYALYKDRKMSDLPTITQPALIIWGEYDKVFPLELGHRLKRHLDEDGRLVVIKDCGHAINKEKPKEMYKHIEAFLIDPLLTPKKENQTSGEKVD
- the LOC115739416 gene encoding 2-hydroxy-6-oxononadienedioate/2-hydroxy-6-oxononatrienedioate hydrolase-like isoform X1, producing the protein MAKCFSFAATCDRWFRFSFSRAGLKPTTTDLGDGTVMHCWVPKAYEPNKPNLLLLHGLGANAMWQWNEFISPFVARFNVYVPDLLFFGNSYTARPERTELFQAQCVAGVLEAQGVWKTNVVGISYGGFVAYSLAAQFPEMVEKLVLCCAGVCMEEKDMEDGMFPVKTVDEALSFLLPQTPEKMKEMFKVAFHKPVRRMPTCIAQDFINVMWKEHLQERTGLVYALYKDRKMSDLPTITQPALIIWGEYDKVFPLELGHRLKRHLDEDGRLVVIKDCGHAINKEKPKEMYKHIEAFLIDPLLTPKKENQTSGEKVD